The segment GACCAAAAAGCCACAGAAAAGCCAGTTGAGCTGGGAGAGTACCAGAGCTATAAAAGTAAAAATGAGCCAAACAGCAAAAGGATATTCCTGATGTTTGATGTCGTAAATGGTCAAAACTAGTCCTGCCAAGATGAGAATGGTTTCGGTTAGGTTTAGGACTTGAAAATGGCAGAGCAGGACAACTAGACCAGCTAAGAATTCTAGTCCCAGATACCAATAAGGTATCTTCGCCTTGCAGTAACGGCATTTGGATTTTGTCGAAAGCTGGGATAGGACTGGAATTAAGTCCCAGGCCTTGAGCAGTCGCTTGCAGGCATTGCAGTGACTAGAGGGGGCGATAATGGACTGTTCAGGGAAACGGTCGATGACCAATCCCAAGAAGGAGCCGATAGAAGCTCCAAGGAAAAATAGGATAATTGTCTTCATACCTATTTATTCGTAAATGGAAGAAGAAAATGAGTAGATTTTAAAAAATTTTTTGAAGATGGAAAGTATGCTATACTAGGTGTGATAAATTTTACAAAATAGTAGAAAGTACAGTAATTAGGAGAAAGTATGCTTAGACCTTTACACATGGCCCATGCCTTTTTAGATGAAATATTAACAGACCAGGACCTAGCGGTCGATGCGACTATGGGAAATGGCCATGACACGCTATTTTTAGCCCAACGAGCAGGAAAAGTTGTGGCCTTTGATATTCAGGAACAAGCCCTGACCACAACGGCTGAAAAACTAGAAAAAGCTGGCTTGACCAATGCCCAATTGGTTTTGACAGGACACGAAAATCTAGACCAGTATGTAGAGGAATGCAAGGCAGCGATTTTCAATCTGGGCTATCTACCTTCGGCGGACAAGTCAGTCATTACCCTGCCTACAACTACCCTTCAGGCCATTGAGAAAGTCCTAGAGCGACTGGTGGTTGGAGGTCGCTTGGCTATCATGATTTACTATGGTCACGAGGGCGGAGCTCTTGAGAAGGATGCAGTCTTAGACTTTGTCAGCCAGCTAGACCAGACCGTCTTTACCGCCATGCTCTACAAACCGCTCAACCAAGTTAATACCCCACCGTTTTTGGTGATGGTGGAACGATTAAAATCCAGCTCAAACTAGGGCTGGATTTATTTTTATAATATCGGTTTATA is part of the Streptococcus suis genome and harbors:
- a CDS encoding tRNA (mnm(5)s(2)U34)-methyltransferase; the encoded protein is MLRPLHMAHAFLDEILTDQDLAVDATMGNGHDTLFLAQRAGKVVAFDIQEQALTTTAEKLEKAGLTNAQLVLTGHENLDQYVEECKAAIFNLGYLPSADKSVITLPTTTLQAIEKVLERLVVGGRLAIMIYYGHEGGALEKDAVLDFVSQLDQTVFTAMLYKPLNQVNTPPFLVMVERLKSSSN
- a CDS encoding prepilin peptidase, whose product is MKTIILFFLGASIGSFLGLVIDRFPEQSIIAPSSHCNACKRLLKAWDLIPVLSQLSTKSKCRYCKAKIPYWYLGLEFLAGLVVLLCHFQVLNLTETILILAGLVLTIYDIKHQEYPFAVWLIFTFIALVLSQLNWLFCGFLVLAYLTEKWQLNIGSGDFLYLASLSLLFGFTEILWIIQLSSIIGLAIFFIFKPKSLPYVPFLFLASLVINITL